Within Lytechinus pictus isolate F3 Inbred chromosome 7, Lp3.0, whole genome shotgun sequence, the genomic segment AAAGCAGCTTTTTTGAACAAAGTCACCGAAGACGGCGAAGACGAGGATGATATGTTTTTATGCACAGTTTGGAAGTTATACGGTGAGAAGAGTCTAAACCTGAATGCTTATCTTCTCTCTCGTCATGACAGACTTAATGATGATGCCTATAAATCACTGATGATGCAGTTAGCCCAAGCAATGGAACATCTTCATTCTAATGGTACCGCCCATAATGCGTTAACACCTCACAGCGTAATGATTGTCGAAGGAGTCAAAGGACAAGCCGTGGTCAAAGTAGGAGATTATGGACTGACCCAAGTATGTGGTGCAGCTTGCAGTCAGGACTATAAACCAGATGGACAACTGCCTAGGAGTTTGGACTTTTACCTGCCTCCAGAAGCCGCCAAAGAGGGTTGGGGACATCCAGGTCAAGCCAACACCACGGCGGATATTTTCATGCTTGGACTCCTGTTCAGTGCGATGACCGAGCATACAGTACTGGAAGGAGCTGATCAAAATGAAGAGACTATTATTGCTACTTTTGTCAAGTTCCCAGGGTACGGTGCTGTGCCGATTGGAAAGTTCCTGAATACCAACCCTAGCATCAATCttgatcatcatcttcatagCAAACTCAGTCCGGAGCTCCGCAGTCTGGTCCGACGAATGACTCTCATTGACGTCGACTCTCGACCTCCGGCCAACGGCGTCATCCATATGCTGACTGCTTGCGAAGCCATTCGAGGAAACGAGAAGACAGGGGCGAATATCGAGTCGCAAACAACGACCAGGTCGTCGTCGACGTTGCCACGGAATACGACGGTGACGAGAAAGACGAGTATGAGAAAGAGAGCAGCCACCAACCCAGCCATGTTCAACCCTTGTGTATCACCACCACAAATGCCTAGGATGAGCTCTGCATCCGTCATCAAGCCACCAGCACCAACCAAAACCAATTTCATCAGGAAAGCATCAATGAGGGCCAACAACTACTTGAGAAGAAGTCGATCAGTCAAGATTTCAAATTGATAGGTGtgttgtatatttatatatatatatataaatacatatatatatatatatatttatttatttatttatatatacctTACCGCAAATACTGGAAGAATGCGGAATCAGCA encodes:
- the LOC129264418 gene encoding uncharacterized protein LOC129264418, which produces MHQYTEVEKLRAGYFGIEYKYRERGINGKDRLGKLVPVSKRGKAKWVLEQYYRKMVLRLPKHDNLVKIKAAFLNKVTEDGEDEDDMFLCTVWKLYGEKSLNLNAYLLSRHDRLNDDAYKSLMMQLAQAMEHLHSNGTAHNALTPHSVMIVEGVKGQAVVKVGDYGLTQVCGAACSQDYKPDGQLPRSLDFYLPPEAAKEGWGHPGQANTTADIFMLGLLFSAMTEHTVLEGADQNEETIIATFVKFPGYGAVPIGKFLNTNPSINLDHHLHSKLSPELRSLVRRMTLIDVDSRPPANGVIHMLTACEAIRGNEKTGANIESQTTTRSSSTLPRNTTVTRKTSMRKRAATNPAMFNPCVSPPQMPRMSSASVIKPPAPTKTNFIRKASMRANNYLRRSRSVKISN